The Saccharothrix violaceirubra genome segment GCCTAGGGGTGTGAATGCGGCATTAATGGCCGACGGGTCGGCGTCAAGGGTGCGTCAAGACCTGACGTTACCGACTCCGCGTGCTCCCGCGCGCGTAGTGTCACAGCGTGACGAAGGTGCTCGTGGTCGACGACGAACCGCAGATCGTGCGCGCGTTGCGGATCAACCTGTCGGCGCGCGGCTACCGGGTGCTGACCGCCTCCGACGGCGCGTCCGCGTTGGCGGTCGCGGCCGAGGGACGGCCGGACGTGGTCGTGCTCGACCTCGGGCTGCCCGACCTGGACGGCACCGAGGTGATCTCGGGCCTGCGCGGGTGGACCACCGTGCCGATCATCGTGCTGTCGGCGCGCACCGACTCGACCGACAAGGTCGAGGCGCTCGACGCGGGCGCCGACGACTACGTGACCAAGCCGTTCGGCATGGACGAACTGCTCGCCCGCCTGCGTGCCGCCGTGCGCCGGTCCGCGGTGTCGCACGACGTCGGCGACCCGGTCGTGCGCACCGCGTCGTTCGTGGTCGACCTGGCGGCGAAGAAGGTGCACCGCGAGGGCGTCGAGGTGCACCTGACGCCGACGGAGTGGGGCGTGCTGGAGCTGCTGGCCCGCAACCAGGGCCGGCTTGTCGCGCAGAAGCAGCTCCTCCAGGAGGTGTGGGGACCCGCGTACGCGAAGGAGACCCACTACCTGCGCGTGTACCTGGCGCAGTTGCGTCGCAAGCTCGAACCGGAACCCGCGCGTCCGCGGCACCTGGTGACCGAACCCGGCATGGGGTACCGGTTCGAGCCGTGACCGCCGCTCAGAACGAGGTCGGGATCGTCGGGTGGCGTTCGAACAGGACGGTGCCCCGCACGACCGCCTCTTTCACGCGGGCGGCGAGCCGGCCGGTCAGCACGAGTTCGCGGGGCGAGTCGTCGCCGCGCACGAACTGGATCAACCCGTCGCGGCGGCCGAGGCTGACGCACTGGAGCGCGTAGCCGAACCGCAACGGCTTGCTCACCCGGCCGCTCAGCCGCGCGGCCACCGTGCGGATCGCGTACTGCGTGGTCGGCAGTCCGGTCGCGCACGCCATCCGCAGTTCGAGCCCGTCCGGGCGGTGCACGGCGGCGGCGTCGCCCACCCCGATCACCTCCGGGTGCGACACCGACGACAGCGTGCCGTCGACGACCAGCCGGCCCCGGCCGTCCACCTCGAACCCGGCTTCCCGCGCCAGGTCCGGCACACGGAACCCGGCCGTCCACACGACGGTGTCGGCGGTGATCTCCCGGTCGGCGAGCACGACACCGTCCGCGCGCACCTCGGTCACCCGCGCGTCGTCGACCACGGTCACGCCCAGCCGGTCGAACACGCGGCGCAGGTGTCGACGGCCCTTGGCCGACAGCGCCCCGCCGAACACGCCGCCGGTCGCCAGCGTGACCGCCAGGTGCGGGTGCGCCTCGGCGAGTTCGGCGGCGGCCTCGATCCCCGTGAGGCCGCCGCCGATGACGACCACGGACCGCGCGGTCGTCAAGTTCACCCGCAGGCGTTCCGCTTCTTCACGGGTCGCCACGGTGAACGCGTGCTCGCGGGCGCCGGGCACCGAGTCCAGATCGGCCCGGCTGCCCAACGCGTACACGAGCCGGTCGTAGTGCAGTCTGCCCGTTTCCAGGGTGATCTCGCGCGTGTCGGCGTCGATCCGGGTCACGCGGTCGACGACGAGCCGCACGCCGGTGCCGTCGAGCAGGCCGGTCAGCGGCAGGTCGTGCGGGGTCCGGCCGGCCGCGAACTCGTGCAGGCGGACCCGTTCGACGAACCGGTCACGGTCGTTGACCAGCGTGACCTCGGCTTCGGTCCAGCGGGCGAGGAGCTTGGCGGCGGCCAGTCCGGTGTACCCGCCGCCGACGACCACGATGTGCTCTGCCATGTCGGAAGTCCTTTCGCTCTCGCGGAAGGAGCGAAATGGGCCGGGCCGGCGTGACAGTGATCCGCCTCACGCCTCCGAGGACGGCACCGGCAGCTGCGGTGTCGTGGTGGTCGTCGTCGTGGTGACGGTCGTCGTGGTGGTGGTCGTTGTCGTCGTGGCCTGTTCCTTGGGCGCGGCCGTCGACGTCGTCGGCGGCACGCTCGTCGTGGTCACGGTGACGGCGATCTGCTTGTCGGGTTCGACGGTGGACGCCTCCGGATCGCTCGGGTGCGTGCCGGTCGGCGACGGGCTTGTGGGCAGGGGCGGCGCGGGGCCGCGCTCGGGTGCCACGCTCGTCACGACGCCCTGTTCTGCCTTGGGCTCGGGTGGTCCGGCGTCGGGCTTGACGCCGCCCACCATCATCGTGGCGACCACGGCCATCGCCGTCGCCACGACGACACCGCCCGCGGCGAGCAGCACGAGCGGGGGCATGCCCCACTTCGCCGGGTCGGTCTGGTCTTCCTCGAACACGCCGAACTCCCTGTCGGAACACGCGGATGGGTGTCCGGGTTATCGGCGCGTCGTCGTGGCCACCGCATCGTCAGGCGCACATGCCCACACCATCGAGTGGAGACGCGTGACCGCCGTGCGGCGGGCTCGTTGAAACGGCGGCTCAGCCTGCCTGCGTGATGACGCCCTGCGCCGGCGTCGTCGTGGTCGCCGGGGGCTGGGTCGTGGTGGCCGGGGGCTGGGTCGTCGTGGTCGTGGTCGGCGGAGGCAGCGTGGTCGTCGGCCTCGGCGGCTGAGTGGTCGGCTTCGGGTCCGGCCGGTCGGGTTCCTCGACGGTCGTGGTCGTGCCGTCCGGGCGGGTCACCGTGGTGATGCGGGCCCGGGTCGTGGTCGTCGGCGCGTCCTCGCCGGTCGTCGTGGTCGCGGTCGTGGTGTCCGTCGTCGTCACGGTCGTGCCCGCCGTCGTGCCGCGGGTCGAAGTCACGGTGAGCTGCCCCCGGTTGACCACGTCCTCGCGCGGTGTGGGCTTCGCGGGCGCGGCCTGCTCGGACGGGCCGGCGATCGACGCGATCGCGGCGAAGATCGTCGCGGTGGCCACGCCGGACGCGGCGAGCACCAGGTTCGGCGACAAGCGCCTGCGCGCCGGTTGCGCCTCCGGTGCCTCGTGGATGCCGTCGCTCACGCCTGCTCCTCCTACCGGCCGAAATCCTGGGTCCAGTACCAGCCGCGGGTGTCCAGACCGACCCCGATGGCGGTGAACGAGCAGTCCAGGATGTTGCGCCGGTGCCCGTCCGAGTTCATCCACGCCGACATGACCGCCTCGGGGGACCGCTGACCCTTGGCGATGTTCTCGCCGCCGGGACGGGAGTAGCCCGCCGTGCGCATCCGCGCCGCGAAGTCCACGCCTTCCGGCGTGTCGTGGGAAAAGTAGCCGCGTTCCGCCATGTCGGCGCTGTGGCCCTGCGCGGCGGCGGTGATCCGGTCGTCGACCTTGAGCGCCGGGCACCCGGCCGACGCGCGTTCCCCGTTCACGAGTTCGACCACCTGCGCGGCGGCCGGCAAGTCTGCCGGGCGCGTGGTGGTGGTCGGTGCGACCGTCGTGGTCGTCGTGGCGACGGTCGTCGTCGTGGTGGTCACGGTGGTGGTGGTCGTTACCGGTGCCGTGGTCACGGTCGCGGTACGCGACGCTGTCGTCGTCGCGGGGACCGCGACAGTGGTCGAACTCGGCGCACCGACCGCGCCCGCCGCGTGGCTAGTCGCGTCGTCCGGTTCGTCGCCGACGGAGGTGAAGTGGGCGGGGCTCGCCACGGCGACCCCGGTCGCACCCGCCGCTCCCAGCAGCAGGCCCACGAGGATGCCGATCACCGATCGGTTACCGCGTCGGGCTGTCACGGTCGCGCACCGTACCACTAACGAGTGAAATGACAGGATGTACGTGTGGTTGGAGTAGAGCAGGTTCGCCTGACTGTGTGGGTGCGCGGACACGTTCAGGGAGTCGGGTTTCGGTGGTGGACCCGGGCCCGAGCGCTCGAACTCGGCCTGGTCGGCTCGGCGTCGAACCTCGCCGACGGCCGCGTGGAGGTCAACGCCCAGGGCTCGCGCACGGCGTGCGACGGGCTGCTGACGCTGTTGCGGTCGGGTGCGACGCCCGGCCGGGTCGACGCCGCCGTCGAGCGCTGGTCGACGCCACGCGTCGGCGTCACGGGTTTCGTCGAGCGTTGAACGTCGCGGCGACCGGTGGCGTAGTAACCCGACGTGGACCGCGGCGAGGATCTGGTCAGGCGCCTGGACGACCGGTGGCGCGGTCCGCTGCACGGTTACGTCCTGCGCCTCGTCGGCGGTGACCACCAGAAAGCCGAGGACGTCGTCCAGGAGACGCTGCTGCGCGCCTGGCGACACGCCGACGAACTGCACCCCGACCAGGCCGGTCCCTGGCTGTACACGGTGGCGCGCAACCTGGTGATCTCCGGGTACCGCCGCCGGGGAGCCGGCGAGGTGCCGCTGGGACCCGACCACCTGCCGCCGGTCGCGGACCGCGTCGACCAGGTGCTCCAGAACTGGCAGGTCGCCGAGGCCCTGCGCGCGCTGAGCGACGACCACCGGGCCGTCGTGGTCGAGCTGTACTACCGCCGCCGCACGGTCGCGGAGGCGGCGGCGGTGCTGGGCGTCCCGTCCGGCACGGTCAAGTCGCGCTGCTTCTACGCCCTGCGCGCGCTGCGCGACGCATTGGAGGAACGGGGGGTGACCGAACCGTGAGCTGTGCACACACCGTGTCGCTCGGCGCCTACCTGCTCGGCGCCCTCGACCCCGCCGAGCGCTCGGCGTTCGAACGGCACCTGGACGGCTGCGTCACGTGCCCGCGCGAGATGGTGCGCCTCGCACCGCTGCCCGGTCTGCTCAGCCAGGTCCGGCCGGAGGACCTGGAACCGACCGCCCGTCCGCCGGTCCCGCCGCCGGCCGTGCGCCGGCCGACACGCCCACGACTGCCGCTGCTCGCCGGTGCCGCGACGCTGCTGGTCGTGCTCGCCGCCGCGGTCGTGCTCGGTCTCCGGTTCGCCGGTGCCGACGAGCCGGTCACGTGGCGCGCGACGGACACCGCGACCGGGGTGAGCGCGCGGGCCGACCTCGTGGGCCGGTCGTGGGGCACCGAACTGTGGGTGAGCACCGACAACGTGCCGAAGGGCAGCCGCTGCAAACTCGTCGTGCACGACCGCGACGGCCGCACCGAGGTGGGCGGCTGGTGGGGCGCCGACCGCGACGCCGGCGCGCGGATCCCGGGCAGCACGTCGTTCGACGTCGACCGGATCGACCGGCTCGACGTGGTGGTCGATTCGACCGTCGTGGTGACCGTCCGGAGATGATCTCCCAGGTCAGCGGCGGCACGCCTGCGCCGGATCGGCCGCGTTCACCGGTAGTCTGCCCCGCGTGCACCTCAAGAGCCTGACGCTGAAGGGCTTCAAGTCCTTCGCCTCGGCTACCACCCTGCGCTTCGAGCCGGGCATCACGTGCGTGGTCGGTCCCAACGGGTCCGGCAAGTCGAACGTGCTCGACGCGTTGCGCTGGGTCATGGGCACCCAGGGCGCGAAAGACCTGCGCGGCGGCAAGATGGAGGACGTCATCTTCGCCGGCACCTCCGGCCGCGCCCCGCTGGGCCGCGCCGAGGTCACGCTCACCATCGACAACTCCGACGGCGCGCTCCCGATCGACTACACCGAGGTCTCGATCACCCGCCGCATGTTCCGCGAGGGCGCGACCGAGTACGAGATCAACGGCAACTCGTGCCGGCTCATGGACATCCAGGAGCTGCTGTCGGACTCCGGCATCGGCCGCGAGATGCACGTCATCGTCGGCCAGGGCCAGCTCGCCGCGATCCTGGAGTCCAAACCCGAGGAACGCCGCGCGTTCGTCGAGGAGGCGGCCGGCGTCCTCAAGCACCGCAAGCGCAAGGAGAAAGCGCTGCGGAAGCTGGAGGCGATGCAGGCCAACCTCACCCGCCTCACCGACCTGACCGCCGAACTGCGGCGCCAGCTCAAGCCGTTGGGCAAGCAGGCCGAGATCGCCCGCCGGGCCCAGGTCGTCCAGTCCGAACTGCGCGACTCGCGGCTGCGCCTGCTGGCCGACGACCTGGTCACGCGGCGTGCCGTGCTGGCCCGCGAGGAACAGGACGAGGCCGCCGCCCGTGCCCGGCGCACCGAGGTGGAGCGCTCGCTTCAGCAGGCACAGGTGCAGCAGAACGAACTCGAGGAGCAGGTCGCGGCCGACGCGCCGAAGCTCCAGCGCGCACAGGACACCTGGTACCGGCTGTCCGCGTTGGAGGAACGGCTGCGCGGCACGGTCCGCCTGGCCGCCGAACGCGACCGGCACCTGTCCGCCGTGGTCGACGCGCCGCGGGGCGGGCGCGATCCGGACGAACTCGAAGCCGAGGCCGAGCAGACCGCCCTGCTGGAGCAGGAACTGCAGGAGGGCGTGACCGACGCCCGCATCGGGCTCGCCGAGGCGGTGGAGACCCGCGCCGAGTGGGAACGCGTCGTGTCCGCCGCCGAGAAGGCGCACCTCGCCGCCGTGCGCGCCATCGCCGACCGGCGTGAAGGGCTCGCCCGGCTGTCCGGGCAGGTCGAGGCGTTGCGGTCCAAGACGAACGCGACCGCCGAGGAGATCGAACGGCTGTCGGCGGCGCTGGCCGAGTCCGTGGCGCGCGCCGATCAGGCCCGCCTGGAACTGGCCGAGGGCCAGGAGGTCACCGGCACCGAGGACGAGGACGACCAGGGCGTCGAGGAACGCCACCGGCAGGCCGTCGAGGCGGACGCAGCCGCGCTTGGTCGGGTCGAGGAGTTGGTGAAGGCCGAGCGCACGGCCGAGCGTGACATCGCGTCGTGGAAGGCCCGTGTGGACGCGTTGTCGCTCGGGTTGACCCGTAAGGACGGCGCGGGCGCGCTGTTGGCGTCCCGGTTGCCCGGTCTGCTCGGGTCGGTGGCCGCGTTGCTGACCGTCGACGCCGGTGCCGAGGTCGCGCTCGCGGCGGCGCTCGGACCGATCGCGGACGCGGTCGCCGTGGCGGCGGGGGCGGATGCCGTGGCCGCGTTGGAGTTGTTGAAGGAACAGGACGCGGGGCGGGCCGGACTGCTGGTCGGCGGCGCCGGCGACGTGTCCGACCGGTCGACGTGGCCGGTGCTGACCGCGGGTGCCTGGGCCGTGGACCTGGTGCGTGCGCCGGACGCGCTGCGGCCTGTGCTGCACCGCGCGCTGGACCGCGTTGCGGTGGTGGACGATCTGGCCGATGCGCAGGCTCTGGTCGCCGCCTACCCGGACGTGCGCGCGGCGACGCGTGAAGGCGACGTCCTCGGTGGAGACTGGGTGGTCGGCGGATCGCAACGCGCGCAGAGCGTCATCGAGGTGCAGGCCGCCGTCGACGAGGCGACCGAGAAGCTTGCGTTGGCCGAACGGGCTTTCGAACGGTCCAGTGCGGCGTTGGAAGGCGCCCGTGCCGAGCAGCAGGCCCGGCGTGCCGAGGTGGCCGCGCTCAAGGAACAGCTCAACGAGGCCAAGGTGCGCCGCGCCCGGTCGGCCGAGCGCCTCAACCGGCTCGCCGCCGCCGTGCGGTCCGCCGAGGCCGAAGTGGACCGTGCCCGCGGCCGGCGGGAGAAGGTCGAGGCAGCCCGCGAGGAGTACCTGCTCAAGCTCGGTGAGCTGGAGGAACGCCTGCTCGTCGCCGAGGAGCAGCCCCTGGAGGACGAACCGGACACCGACCATCGCGACGAGGCCGCCGCCGAACTCGCCGGCGCGCGCCAGTCCGAAATGGACGCCCGGTTGGCGTTGCGCACGGCCGAGGAACGCGCCCGTGCCGTGCAGGGCAAGGCGGACGGGCTGCGGCGTGCGGCACGCGCCGAGCGCGAGGCCCGTGAACGTGCACAACGCCAGCACGCGGCCCGTGCGCGGGGCGCGGTC includes the following:
- a CDS encoding response regulator, which produces MTKVLVVDDEPQIVRALRINLSARGYRVLTASDGASALAVAAEGRPDVVVLDLGLPDLDGTEVISGLRGWTTVPIIVLSARTDSTDKVEALDAGADDYVTKPFGMDELLARLRAAVRRSAVSHDVGDPVVRTASFVVDLAAKKVHREGVEVHLTPTEWGVLELLARNQGRLVAQKQLLQEVWGPAYAKETHYLRVYLAQLRRKLEPEPARPRHLVTEPGMGYRFEP
- a CDS encoding NAD(P)/FAD-dependent oxidoreductase — protein: MAEHIVVVGGGYTGLAAAKLLARWTEAEVTLVNDRDRFVERVRLHEFAAGRTPHDLPLTGLLDGTGVRLVVDRVTRIDADTREITLETGRLHYDRLVYALGSRADLDSVPGAREHAFTVATREEAERLRVNLTTARSVVVIGGGLTGIEAAAELAEAHPHLAVTLATGGVFGGALSAKGRRHLRRVFDRLGVTVVDDARVTEVRADGVVLADREITADTVVWTAGFRVPDLAREAGFEVDGRGRLVVDGTLSSVSHPEVIGVGDAAAVHRPDGLELRMACATGLPTTQYAIRTVAARLSGRVSKPLRFGYALQCVSLGRRDGLIQFVRGDDSPRELVLTGRLAARVKEAVVRGTVLFERHPTIPTSF
- a CDS encoding CAP domain-containing protein, which encodes MTARRGNRSVIGILVGLLLGAAGATGVAVASPAHFTSVGDEPDDATSHAAGAVGAPSSTTVAVPATTTASRTATVTTAPVTTTTTVTTTTTTVATTTTTVAPTTTTRPADLPAAAQVVELVNGERASAGCPALKVDDRITAAAQGHSADMAERGYFSHDTPEGVDFAARMRTAGYSRPGGENIAKGQRSPEAVMSAWMNSDGHRRNILDCSFTAIGVGLDTRGWYWTQDFGR
- a CDS encoding acylphosphatase yields the protein MVGVEQVRLTVWVRGHVQGVGFRWWTRARALELGLVGSASNLADGRVEVNAQGSRTACDGLLTLLRSGATPGRVDAAVERWSTPRVGVTGFVER
- a CDS encoding sigma-70 family RNA polymerase sigma factor, whose protein sequence is MDRGEDLVRRLDDRWRGPLHGYVLRLVGGDHQKAEDVVQETLLRAWRHADELHPDQAGPWLYTVARNLVISGYRRRGAGEVPLGPDHLPPVADRVDQVLQNWQVAEALRALSDDHRAVVVELYYRRRTVAEAAAVLGVPSGTVKSRCFYALRALRDALEERGVTEP
- a CDS encoding anti-sigma factor family protein — translated: MSCAHTVSLGAYLLGALDPAERSAFERHLDGCVTCPREMVRLAPLPGLLSQVRPEDLEPTARPPVPPPAVRRPTRPRLPLLAGAATLLVVLAAAVVLGLRFAGADEPVTWRATDTATGVSARADLVGRSWGTELWVSTDNVPKGSRCKLVVHDRDGRTEVGGWWGADRDAGARIPGSTSFDVDRIDRLDVVVDSTVVVTVRR
- the smc gene encoding chromosome segregation protein SMC; this translates as MHLKSLTLKGFKSFASATTLRFEPGITCVVGPNGSGKSNVLDALRWVMGTQGAKDLRGGKMEDVIFAGTSGRAPLGRAEVTLTIDNSDGALPIDYTEVSITRRMFREGATEYEINGNSCRLMDIQELLSDSGIGREMHVIVGQGQLAAILESKPEERRAFVEEAAGVLKHRKRKEKALRKLEAMQANLTRLTDLTAELRRQLKPLGKQAEIARRAQVVQSELRDSRLRLLADDLVTRRAVLAREEQDEAAARARRTEVERSLQQAQVQQNELEEQVAADAPKLQRAQDTWYRLSALEERLRGTVRLAAERDRHLSAVVDAPRGGRDPDELEAEAEQTALLEQELQEGVTDARIGLAEAVETRAEWERVVSAAEKAHLAAVRAIADRREGLARLSGQVEALRSKTNATAEEIERLSAALAESVARADQARLELAEGQEVTGTEDEDDQGVEERHRQAVEADAAALGRVEELVKAERTAERDIASWKARVDALSLGLTRKDGAGALLASRLPGLLGSVAALLTVDAGAEVALAAALGPIADAVAVAAGADAVAALELLKEQDAGRAGLLVGGAGDVSDRSTWPVLTAGAWAVDLVRAPDALRPVLHRALDRVAVVDDLADAQALVAAYPDVRAATREGDVLGGDWVVGGSQRAQSVIEVQAAVDEATEKLALAERAFERSSAALEGARAEQQARRAEVAALKEQLNEAKVRRARSAERLNRLAAAVRSAEAEVDRARGRREKVEAAREEYLLKLGELEERLLVAEEQPLEDEPDTDHRDEAAAELAGARQSEMDARLALRTAEERARAVQGKADGLRRAARAEREARERAQRQHAARARGAVVAKAVVRGGELALERIAVSLARAARERDAAQERRTQRETFLGQVRNLVREMSGELEKLTDAVHRDEVLRAEQRLRIEQLETKVAEEFGIGLDDLVAEYGPDVFIPPSPQEIAEYEAAKERGEAVTAPQPIPYDRDTQQRRAKRAERDLSLLGKVNPLALEEFAALEERYKFLSNQLEDIKATRRDLLTVVKEVDDKILEVFTSAYEDVAREFEVVFGVLFPGGEGRLVLTEPDDMLTTGIDLEARPPGKKVKRLSLLSGGEKSLAAVAMLVAIFRARPSPFYVMDEVEAALDDTNLHRLIGLFEQLRERSQLLIITHQKPTMEIADALYGVSMRGDGISQVISQRLRGHEPARESSTQAP